Sequence from the Actinomycetota bacterium genome:
CTTCATGCGGTTGAGACTCTCGGCTCTACCTCGATCATATGTACCGACAAGACGGGAACATTGACCCTAAACAAGATGACGGTAAGGCCAATTTATATTTCCAATCGGTTAATTCAGCTAGATGAGCCTCTTGCGGAATCCTATCCTAATGAGTTAAGTGACGACTTAAGAGCACTTTTCATCACGGCCGCTCTCTGTAACGACGCCAGGCTGTCGGGAAAGGATCTCATCGGCGAGCCAACCGAAGCTGCTCTGCTCAAGGCGGCCATGGACTTCGGCCTCGATAAAGCCCTGCTGGAGAAGAGGATGAAAAGGGTTAACGAAATCCCCTTCGATTCCGACCGCAAGGAGATGACCACGCTCCACAAAAGCGACGACGCCTTCCCCTTCGCAAAGGGCTTCGAATTCATATCCTTGACCAAGGGAGCTCCAGAGGCAGTAATCGCTCAATCAAAAGCCGTCCTCATCGAGGGCTCCATCCAGGAGCTAAGCGATGCCACAAGAGGCGAACTCTTGTCGGCCAACGAATCCTTGGCCGCCCAGGGATACCGGATGATGGCCGTGGCCTTTAAGGGAGCGAGGAATAAGGACGAAAAGGACCTCGAGAGTGATCTCATCTTCTCGGGCTTGCTCGGCCTGCTCGATCCGCCCAGAAAAGAGGTCTATGCGGCCATAGATACTTGCAAGAAGGCAAATATTCGGGTGATGATGATAACTGGGGATCATAAGCTTACGGCCGAGAGCATAGCCAAAGAGATCGGCCTTCTTGAGGGCGGCCAGACCCTTACCGGAAGAGAGCTCGATGAGATTGGCGACGACGAGCTCTCTGACCTTGTCTCAAGGATCTCCGTCTACTCTAGGGTCGCCCCCCTTCACAAAGTTAGGATAGTCGATGCCTTAAGAAATAAGGGCTATATAGTCGCCATGACCGGCGACGGGGTCAACGATGCACCGGCCATAAAGCGGGCCGACATCGGCATCAGCATGGGAATAGTCGGAACCGATGTCACCAAGGAGGCCTCCGACATGGTCCTGGCCGATGACAATTTTGCCACGATCGTCGGAGCCGTGCGTGAGGGCCGCCTCATCTTTGACAACATCAGAAAGTTCATTCACTTCTTGCTCTCCTGCAACATAAGCGAGGTCTTGACGATGTTTATCGCTATGGTCGCCTGGGGAAGGCTTGCCCTCTTGCCCGTCCAGATCCTCTGGATGAATTTGATAACGGATGGCCTTCCGGCCATGGCCCTTGGAGTCAGCAAGCCGGAAGATGGCCTGATGACCAGGCCGCCGAGATCGAGGGAGGACGGCATCTTGAGCGGCATTGCTCTGAAGAAGACTTTGCAGCAGGGGCTTCTCTTGACCGCCTGCGCCCTCTCAATATTCTGGCTGGGACTCTTCCGTTTGGGCCTTCCCCTTGATAGGATTCAGACCATGACCTTCAGCTCGCTCGTGGCAATCCAGCTCTTCCACGCCCTAAGCTATGGAAGCGAAAAATCGATATTATCGAGGGATGCCTTCAAAAACATGTTTTTGCTCGGGGCCATAGGGGGCTCTTTCGTCCTGCAGCTCCTCATAGTCTACTCCCCGCCGCTATCAAAAATATTTAAGACCACGCCGCTTCTTGGCAGCGACTGGCTCTATGTGGCAGCCTCGGTAGCCTTAACCGCGGGGGCCTTGGATCTTTTCAAGAGGTATGGAAGAGAAGGCCTATGAAGCTAAGATACCTCATATTGACCGTAATGCCTTGGATAGAGCTTAGGGGAGCCATACCTTTGGCGATCAAAGATGGGGAGTATCTGGCCGTACCCTTCATAATGGCCATAAACATCCTCATCTTCTTCCCGACCTACTATGGCTTGGAGTTGATGAGGCGCTGGGTCAAGGAGGGCTCTTGGCTAAGCCGGCGGCTCAAAGTGGTCGAAGAAAAATCGGCGCCGCTGGTGAGGAGGTACGGTCTTTTGGGGCTTGCGGTCTTTGTCATGATTCCGCTTCCCGGAACCGGAGCCTATTCCGGCACGGCGGCTGCCTGGCTTCTTGGCTTTAGGAAGAGGACGGCCTTCTTTGCGGTGGCCCTCGGGGTGATCCTGGCGGGAATCATCGTCTCGCTAATAAGCCTCTCTGTAAGGAGCGGGTTATTTGGGCTCCTCTAGAGCAAGTTCGACTATCCTTGAAACCAGATCTCCCATGTCCATGCCGGCCGCCTTGGCCGCATCGGGAAAGAGGCTTAAAGGGGTCATGCCCGGACTCGTGTTTATCTCCAGAACGTACGGCGTGCCGTCCTTTGAGACGATGAAGTCGACCCTGGAAAACCCCCGGCAAAACAGCATCTTGTGGACTCTGGTGGCGAGTTTTTGCGCCGCTTCGTTCGCCGCCCCAGGAATTCTGGCCGGAATCACATGATGACTCATTCCGGCGGTATACTTCGATTCATAGTCATAGATTTCACCCTCATAGGTGATCTCTAGGGTGGGAAGGGCAACAAGATCGCGGTTTCCAAGAACGCCGACGGTAATCTCCGTCCCCTCTATATGCTCCTCCACCAATACCTCTTCGTCATAGCGGAAGGCCTCCTTAAGGGCCGGACCAAGATCGGCCTCCTCCTTGACGATGCTCATCCCGATGGTCGACCCTTCGCAGGCTGGCTTGACGACTAGGGGTAGGTCCAGCTTAGAGATAATCTCCTTAAAAGCGTCTTTGGCCTCAAAAATAAAATCCGACCGCGTAAGGGGAATGAACTCGGCGGTCGGTACGCCCTCAAATTTGAGCAGTTTTTTGGTGACGATCTTGTTGAGACCAAGGGCGCTCGCCAGGATCTTGGAGCCGGTGTAGGGTATGCCGAGGATCTCGAGAAGACCCTGGATCGCTCCGTCCTCCCCCAGGCGGCCATGGAGGGCTATGAAGGCCACATCAGGCCGGGCCTCCTTTAGGCGCTCCGAGATATCTATATCCAGATCTATCTTGATTGCCTGGTAGCCCCGGCCAGCCAGGGCCTTGTAGGCCTCTTCGCCCGAGATGAGGGATATCTCCCTCTCTTTGGAGCTGCCGCCGCAGATTATCGCCACTCTAAGTCCGTTCATGTCCTCCACTAATGGCTAGGCTTCGCTCGCGTCGTAGCGTTTTAGGTCTTCTCTGAGCGACTCTATCTTCTTCCAAGCTATCTTCTCCTGCAGCCCCATCAGAGACTCGGCCCTCTCTATCAGGGCCTCCAGGCTCTTTTTAGTCTGCTCGATGAGTTCGTCGGCGATCAGCTTGGCCTCTTCGGTCCGCCTTGCTATCTGCATCCTGGTCGCTTCGCCGGACTGGGGAGCCATGAGAACCCCTATCAGAAGGCCGAGCGCGGCTCCAGCCAGTAGGCCGGCTCCGAAATTTTCCAGGCTGAACTCCCTCTCTTCGCCCATCTCTCTCCTTTCAAAAAGACCGATTTTATGGTTTATCTCTCTTCTTCTACAATAATATATAAGAGAGCGACAATTGCAAACATTATGGTTGCCGCGGCAGCGGCCGCTCCGGTGTCGTTGAAGATGAAGGCGGCCAGCGCCCCAGATGAGGTGCCAATAAAGCCCGCGACCAGGCTGGGGCGCTCCCGCTTAAGCTTATCGAAGAAGCCGACCGGGCGGAAGAAGAGCATCGGGGAGACGAGCAGGGTGGCAAGGAGTATCCTCGTCCAGACCGTATATTTCATGCCCCGGTAATTCATGGCTATCTTCCGTCTTGTGATTTCCAACAGCTCCTTTACCCCGCCCTCGTAGATCATCATGACGCTCCGCCCCGCATGGCTGGTCGCCCCGCCCCGAAATATGTCTATGGCCAAAAAGATGAGAAGGGCTCCGAGGGCGGCTCCGGCGACGTAGAGAAAGTGCCTCCTTTTGAGCGAGCCCTGAAACAGGACTATCAGAGTGATGGCGAAACCGACCGAGGCGGCTATGGTTCCTCCGACGTTGGCTCCCAGGGCGGGATGTCCTATCGCCACCACCACGGCCGCAAACATCAGGCCGGCCAGAAGATGGTGCGCTCTCAATCGAAGCTTCTTTACATCGAGCAAGGATGTTATGCCGATTATGCTCGCCCCGATCAGAATGCCCATATATTCGTTTCCGATGCCGTAAAATCTGGCTCCGATGTTGGGACAGTAGCCCAAGATTGAGGTCCTTATGAGGTTCCAGCCGGTCATCATGTCAAGGGTCAGGATGACCACGGTCAAGAGGCAGATCAGGACTATCGGCATAAGTTGCGAGCCCTTGAAATAGCGGGCGCACATGACGATGGCGCCCGCTATGGCTGATACGAGGAGAATCGGCAGAATCATGTGACCGTAGTCGATGGGGGCGAATATTTCGAAGGCCACGGGTATGCTGAGCAGCCAAAGAAAGATCACCTGGATGGCCCCCACCAGTCTCTTTGGGATATTTTTGAAGAATGAAACAAGGGCGGCCAGGATGACCATTATCGAAACTAAGGTAACATAGCCTTTGAGCAGCGGGACTCTGGCTATCGCTTTATTCTCATACCTGGTGCTCATCCGCCCCATGTAAGATGGGTCAACCCTTCTGTCCAAGAACCTTATTGGCCTGCCCGTCATCTCCTCTCCCTTTTCGGCGCCGAGGATGCTCAAGATGGTCGGGGCGATATCGGTGCTGTCGACTATCCCAGGCCACCTGGTCGTATCCGAGATCAAAAGGCCTCCATCGACGCTAGCTCCGATCATAATTGCGGGAGCCAGAAAGTTGCCCCGCTCCATCGCCTCAGGCGGGTTGGAGGGAGCGAGGAGCATTAGGGTGGTATCATCACCCAAGATGCTCAAAACCTCGCCAAGATAGCGGTCGACCGCCTCCATCTTGAATTTGCGCCTCTTGATGATGGCCTCTTCCGTATATAGATTATTTCTGCTCTCAAGACGAGTCGTATCCCCGAGCTCGACGACCAGAAGGTCGGATGTGGCAAGCAGGTCCT
This genomic interval carries:
- a CDS encoding cation-translocating P-type ATPase yields the protein METWHTKEVSEAILSFNTSGVTGLSAAEAKKRLGEDGPNSFREAETISPISLFFSQFNDFMIWVLIVAAIIAGLFLKEMVDAAAIFVILILNAALGFIQEFRAERAMEALKRMTAPTARVLRGGLESVIAAEDLVAGDIILLEAGDSVPADARIMDCAVFYVDEASLTGESLPEAKAAARLADEGLALGNRRNMIYMGTSVKSGRARAIVVATGHSTEVGKIAESILSPNEKTPLQIELKKVGKTIALICLFICSIVFATGALGGKDPSLMFLTAVSLAVAAIPEGLPAIVTVSLALGVQSMARNNALVRRLHAVETLGSTSIICTDKTGTLTLNKMTVRPIYISNRLIQLDEPLAESYPNELSDDLRALFITAALCNDARLSGKDLIGEPTEAALLKAAMDFGLDKALLEKRMKRVNEIPFDSDRKEMTTLHKSDDAFPFAKGFEFISLTKGAPEAVIAQSKAVLIEGSIQELSDATRGELLSANESLAAQGYRMMAVAFKGARNKDEKDLESDLIFSGLLGLLDPPRKEVYAAIDTCKKANIRVMMITGDHKLTAESIAKEIGLLEGGQTLTGRELDEIGDDELSDLVSRISVYSRVAPLHKVRIVDALRNKGYIVAMTGDGVNDAPAIKRADIGISMGIVGTDVTKEASDMVLADDNFATIVGAVREGRLIFDNIRKFIHFLLSCNISEVLTMFIAMVAWGRLALLPVQILWMNLITDGLPAMALGVSKPEDGLMTRPPRSREDGILSGIALKKTLQQGLLLTACALSIFWLGLFRLGLPLDRIQTMTFSSLVAIQLFHALSYGSEKSILSRDAFKNMFLLGAIGGSFVLQLLIVYSPPLSKIFKTTPLLGSDWLYVAASVALTAGALDLFKRYGREGL
- a CDS encoding YtxH domain-containing protein — protein: MGEEREFSLENFGAGLLAGAALGLLIGVLMAPQSGEATRMQIARRTEEAKLIADELIEQTKKSLEALIERAESLMGLQEKIAWKKIESLREDLKRYDASEA
- a CDS encoding D-alanine--D-alanine ligase: MNGLRVAIICGGSSKEREISLISGEEAYKALAGRGYQAIKIDLDIDISERLKEARPDVAFIALHGRLGEDGAIQGLLEILGIPYTGSKILASALGLNKIVTKKLLKFEGVPTAEFIPLTRSDFIFEAKDAFKEIISKLDLPLVVKPACEGSTIGMSIVKEEADLGPALKEAFRYDEEVLVEEHIEGTEITVGVLGNRDLVALPTLEITYEGEIYDYESKYTAGMSHHVIPARIPGAANEAAQKLATRVHKMLFCRGFSRVDFIVSKDGTPYVLEINTSPGMTPLSLFPDAAKAAGMDMGDLVSRIVELALEEPK
- a CDS encoding small multi-drug export protein, which gives rise to MKLRYLILTVMPWIELRGAIPLAIKDGEYLAVPFIMAINILIFFPTYYGLELMRRWVKEGSWLSRRLKVVEEKSAPLVRRYGLLGLAVFVMIPLPGTGAYSGTAAAWLLGFRKRTAFFAVALGVILAGIIVSLISLSVRSGLFGLL